Proteins encoded together in one Microbacterium sp. ABRD28 window:
- the rpoC gene encoding DNA-directed RNA polymerase subunit beta', whose protein sequence is MLDATTFDELRIGLATADDIRRWSFGEVKKPETINYRTLKPEKDGLFGEQIFGPSRDWECACGKYKRVRFKGIVCERCGVEVTKSSVRRERMGHIELAAPVTHIWYFKGVPSRLGYLLDMAPKDLEKVIYFAAYMVISVDEEARHRDLATQENNIRLEIKTLGDRRDAKIAARLSKLEEELAALEAEGAKADQKKKVKDAAEKDMAQARKQADDAIAKLERVWEDFRTLEVGSLKGEDEIFQELQDRFGQYFEAHMGAESIKRRLEAFDLAAEAESLHLQIAEGKGQRKIRAIKRLKVVNSFLQTGMSPASMVLDVVPVIPPELRPMVQLDGGRFATSDLNDLYRRVINRNNRLRRLIDLGAPEIIVNNEKRMLQEAVDALFDNGRRGRPVTGTGNRALKSLSDMLKGKQGRFRQNLLGKRVDYSGRSVIVVGPQLKLHQCGLPKQMALELFKPFVIKRLIDLGHSQNIKAAKRAVERTRPEVWDVLEEIIRERPVLLNRAPTLHRLGIQAFEPQLVEGKAIQLHPLVCAAFNADFDGDQMAVHLPLSVEAQAEARILMLASNNILKPSDGRPVTLPSQDMIIGLHHLTTVKEGAAGEGRVFGSVSEAILAKDEGTLDLQAKVRIRIPGLAFLEGEAPEGYERHGLVDTSLGQAIFNDALPKGYPFVREQADKGKLSQIVNKLAEEYPKVEVAATLDRIKDAGFYWATRSGVTVALSDILTPPNKAEIVGRYEKQAAKVQSQFEKGLTTDAERRQELIKIWTEATDEVQKAMRDNFPEDNTINRMVSSGARGNWLQIRNIAGMRGLVNNPKGEIIPRPIISSYREGLSVAEYFIATHGARKGLADTALRTADSGYLTRRLVDVSQDVIIREEDCGTSKGLELPIAAPGFDGTLVKDANVENSVFARTLAADVVSASGEVLAAAGSDVGDVVINALVEAGVETIKVRSVLTCDSAVGVCARCYGRSLATGKMVDIGEAVGIIAAQSIGEPGTQLTMRTFHTGGSASADDITQGLPRVQELFEARTPKGASPIAEADGRITIEETDKSKKIILTPDSGDEPVVYPVLKRATLLVEDGQHVTVGQPLQVGTLDPKEVMRVMGAREVQKYLVNGVQGVYRSQGVPIHDKHIEVIVRQMLRKVTVVDHGDTTLLPGELVDLKRYQGINREAVGSGKRPASGRPELMGITKASLATESWLSAASFQETTRVLTQAAMEGKSDPLVGLKENVIIGKLIPAGTGLAKYRNVVVEATEEAKSERYPNRIFASDGAYSDADLSYVDFDSFSTDDFGTYN, encoded by the coding sequence GTGCTCGACGCAACAACGTTTGACGAGCTTCGCATCGGCCTCGCCACGGCCGACGACATCCGCCGCTGGTCGTTCGGCGAGGTCAAGAAGCCCGAGACCATCAACTACCGCACGCTCAAGCCCGAGAAGGACGGCCTCTTCGGAGAGCAGATCTTCGGGCCCAGCCGCGACTGGGAGTGCGCCTGCGGCAAGTACAAGCGCGTCCGCTTCAAGGGCATCGTCTGCGAGCGCTGCGGCGTGGAGGTCACCAAGTCCTCCGTCCGCCGCGAGCGGATGGGTCACATCGAGCTGGCCGCCCCGGTCACCCACATCTGGTACTTCAAGGGCGTGCCCTCGCGCCTGGGGTACCTGCTCGACATGGCGCCGAAGGACCTCGAGAAGGTCATCTACTTCGCCGCCTACATGGTGATCTCCGTCGACGAGGAGGCGCGCCACCGCGACCTCGCCACGCAGGAGAACAACATCCGCCTGGAGATCAAGACGCTCGGCGACCGCCGGGACGCCAAGATCGCCGCGCGCCTTTCCAAGCTGGAGGAGGAGCTCGCCGCCCTGGAGGCGGAGGGCGCCAAGGCCGACCAGAAGAAGAAGGTCAAGGACGCCGCCGAGAAGGACATGGCGCAGGCCCGTAAGCAGGCCGACGACGCCATCGCCAAGCTCGAGCGCGTGTGGGAGGACTTCCGCACCCTCGAGGTCGGCTCGCTCAAGGGCGAGGACGAGATCTTCCAGGAGCTGCAGGACCGCTTCGGTCAGTACTTCGAGGCCCACATGGGCGCCGAGTCGATCAAGCGCCGCCTGGAGGCGTTCGACCTTGCCGCTGAGGCGGAGAGCCTGCACCTGCAGATCGCCGAGGGCAAGGGTCAGCGCAAGATCCGCGCGATCAAGCGCCTGAAGGTGGTCAACTCCTTCCTCCAGACCGGCATGAGCCCCGCCTCGATGGTGCTCGACGTCGTCCCGGTCATCCCGCCGGAGCTGCGCCCGATGGTGCAGCTGGACGGTGGCCGCTTCGCGACCTCCGACCTGAACGACCTCTACCGTCGCGTGATCAACCGCAACAACCGCCTCCGTCGCCTGATCGACCTCGGTGCCCCCGAGATCATCGTCAACAACGAGAAGCGGATGCTGCAGGAGGCCGTCGACGCGCTGTTCGACAACGGCCGTCGTGGTCGCCCCGTCACGGGCACCGGCAACCGCGCCCTGAAGTCGCTGTCGGACATGCTCAAGGGAAAGCAGGGCCGGTTCCGCCAGAACCTGCTCGGAAAGCGTGTGGACTACTCGGGCCGTTCGGTCATCGTCGTGGGTCCGCAGCTGAAGCTGCACCAGTGCGGTCTGCCCAAGCAGATGGCTCTCGAGCTGTTCAAGCCCTTCGTGATCAAGCGCCTGATCGACCTCGGTCACTCGCAGAACATCAAGGCCGCCAAGCGCGCCGTCGAGCGCACCCGTCCCGAGGTCTGGGATGTGCTCGAGGAGATCATCCGCGAGCGCCCCGTGCTCCTCAACCGCGCGCCCACCCTGCACCGTCTGGGCATCCAGGCGTTCGAGCCGCAGCTCGTCGAGGGCAAGGCCATCCAGCTCCACCCGCTCGTGTGTGCGGCGTTCAACGCCGACTTCGACGGTGACCAGATGGCCGTGCACCTGCCGCTGTCGGTCGAGGCCCAGGCCGAGGCCCGCATCCTGATGCTCGCCTCGAACAACATCCTGAAGCCGTCGGACGGCCGCCCGGTGACCCTGCCCTCGCAGGACATGATCATCGGCCTCCACCACCTCACCACGGTGAAGGAGGGCGCCGCGGGCGAGGGTCGCGTGTTCGGCTCGGTCTCCGAGGCGATCCTGGCCAAGGACGAGGGCACCCTCGACCTGCAGGCGAAGGTTCGCATCCGCATCCCCGGGCTCGCCTTCCTCGAGGGCGAGGCTCCCGAGGGCTACGAGCGCCACGGCCTCGTCGACACCTCGCTCGGCCAGGCGATCTTCAACGACGCGCTGCCCAAGGGCTACCCGTTCGTGCGCGAGCAGGCCGACAAGGGCAAGCTCTCGCAGATCGTCAACAAGCTCGCCGAGGAGTACCCCAAGGTGGAGGTCGCCGCGACGCTCGACCGCATCAAGGACGCCGGCTTCTACTGGGCCACGCGTTCGGGTGTGACCGTTGCGCTCAGCGACATCCTCACCCCGCCGAACAAGGCGGAGATCGTGGGTCGCTACGAGAAGCAGGCCGCGAAGGTCCAGTCGCAGTTCGAGAAGGGTCTCACCACCGACGCCGAGCGTCGTCAGGAACTCATCAAGATCTGGACCGAGGCGACCGACGAGGTCCAGAAGGCGATGCGCGACAACTTCCCCGAGGACAACACCATCAACCGGATGGTCTCGTCGGGCGCGCGTGGTAACTGGCTGCAGATCCGGAACATCGCCGGTATGCGAGGCCTGGTGAACAACCCGAAGGGTGAGATCATCCCGCGCCCGATCATCTCCTCGTACCGCGAGGGTCTGTCGGTGGCGGAGTACTTCATCGCGACGCACGGTGCCCGTAAGGGTCTGGCCGACACGGCCCTCCGTACGGCCGACTCGGGCTACCTCACGCGTCGTCTCGTCGACGTCTCGCAGGACGTCATCATCCGCGAGGAGGACTGCGGCACGTCGAAGGGGCTGGAGCTGCCGATCGCCGCTCCCGGCTTCGACGGCACCCTGGTCAAGGACGCCAACGTCGAGAACTCCGTGTTCGCACGGACGCTCGCAGCCGACGTGGTCAGCGCCTCCGGCGAGGTGCTCGCCGCGGCCGGCTCGGACGTCGGCGACGTGGTCATCAACGCGCTGGTCGAGGCGGGTGTGGAGACCATCAAGGTGCGCTCCGTGCTCACCTGCGACTCCGCCGTCGGTGTCTGCGCCCGCTGCTACGGCCGCTCGCTGGCGACCGGCAAGATGGTCGACATCGGTGAGGCCGTGGGCATCATCGCGGCCCAGTCGATCGGTGAGCCCGGTACCCAGCTGACGATGCGTACCTTCCACACCGGTGGTTCGGCGTCGGCGGATGACATCACGCAGGGTCTTCCCCGCGTGCAGGAGCTCTTCGAGGCCCGTACCCCCAAGGGTGCGTCCCCGATCGCGGAGGCCGACGGCCGCATCACGATCGAGGAGACCGACAAGAGCAAGAAGATCATCCTCACGCCCGACTCCGGCGACGAGCCGGTGGTCTACCCGGTGCTCAAGCGTGCGACGCTGCTGGTCGAGGACGGCCAGCACGTCACCGTGGGTCAGCCCCTGCAGGTCGGCACGCTCGACCCCAAGGAGGTCATGCGCGTCATGGGTGCCCGCGAGGTGCAGAAGTACCTCGTGAACGGTGTCCAGGGCGTGTACCGCTCGCAGGGTGTGCCGATCCACGACAAGCACATCGAGGTCATCGTGCGCCAGATGCTGCGGAAGGTCACCGTGGTCGACCACGGCGACACGACGCTGCTTCCCGGCGAGCTGGTCGACCTCAAGCGCTACCAGGGCATCAACCGCGAAGCGGTCGGTTCGGGCAAGCGTCCGGCGTCGGGTCGTCCCGAGCTCATGGGTATCACCAAGGCGTCGCTCGCCACCGAATCGTGGCTGTCGGCCGCGTCGTTCCAGGAGACCACGCGTGTTCTCACGCAGGCCGCCATGGAGGGCAAGAGCGACCCGCTGGTGGGCCTGAAGGAGAACGTCATCATCGGAAAGCTCATCCCCGCCGGCACCGGCCTTGCGAAGTACCGCAACGTCGTGGTCGAGGCGACGGAGGAGGCCAAGAGCGAGCGGTACCCCAACCGCATCTTCGCCTCGGACGGCGCCTACAGCGACGCGGACCTGAGCTACGTCGACTTCGACAGCTTCTCCACGGACGACTTCGGCACCTACAACTGA
- the rpoB gene encoding DNA-directed RNA polymerase subunit beta, translating to MAAAPNASNPTTTPKNGRGASRLSFAKISDTLTVPDLLALQTESFDWLVGNEQWRARVAEAKAAGRTDVPEMSGLEEIFEEISPIEDLSETMQLSFTNPYLEPEKYSIEECKERGKTYAAPLYVEAEFMNHQTGEIKTQTVFMGDFPLQTDKGTFIINGTERVVVSQLVRSPGVYFDKTPDKTSDKDIVSARIIPSRGAWLEFEIDKRDQVGVRIDRKRKQSVTVFLKALGLSSEDILNEFGGFDSIEETLSKDTILSKEDALRDIYRKLRPGEQVAAEAARALLDNFYFNPKRYDLAKVGRYKINQKLGLDAPLSDSVLTVDDIVATIKYLVRVHRGDETFEGVRGGKNVEIRLDVDDIDNFGNRRIRAVGELIQNQVRTGLSRMERVVRERMTTQDIEAITPQTLINVRPVVAAIKEFFGTSQLSQFMDQNNPLAGLTHKRRLSALGPGGLSRERAGVEVRDVHPSHYGRMCPIETPEGPNIGLIGSLASFARINSFGFIETPYRKVVDGKVTDQIDYLTASEESDYIIAQANAPLKADGHFQEDRVLARKIGGEVDLIPADEIGYMDVSPRQMVSVATSLIPFLEHDDANRALMGANMQRQAVPLLRSESPVVGTGMEGYAAVDAGDVVTAEKSGVVMEVSADVVTVQLDEGGTQDYFLRKFDRSNQGTSYNQRVIVSAGDRIEAGEVIADGPATENGELALGKNLLVAFMTWEGHNFEDAIILSQELVKDDTLSSIHIEEYEVDARDTKLGKEEITRDLPNVSPDLLKDLDERGIIRIGAEVRPGDILVGKVTPKGETELSAEERLLRAIFNEKSREVRDTSLKVPHGEQGTIIAVKEFNAEDGDDELGSGVNRRVVVYIAQKRKITEGDKLAGRHGNKGVIAKILPVEDMPFLADGTPVDVVLNPLGIPGRMNFGQVLETHLGWIAKQGWKVEGTPEWAVRLPEEAREAAPGTKVATPVFDGAAEEEIAGLLDSTTLTRDGVRLIDSSGKTQLFDGRSGEPFPAPISVGYMYILKLHHLVDDKIHARSTGPYSMITQQPLGGKAQFGGQRFGEMEVWALEAYGAAYALQELLTIKSDDIPGRVKAYESIVKGENLQEPGIPESFKVLMKEMQSLCLNVEVLSADGTVVSLRDSTDEAYRAAEELGINISSRFESSSIDEI from the coding sequence TTGGCTGCTGCGCCCAACGCATCCAATCCCACCACCACCCCGAAGAACGGCCGCGGCGCATCGCGGCTCTCGTTCGCGAAGATCTCCGACACGCTGACGGTTCCCGACCTTCTCGCGCTGCAGACCGAGTCCTTCGACTGGCTCGTCGGCAACGAGCAGTGGCGAGCCCGGGTGGCCGAGGCCAAGGCCGCCGGTCGCACCGATGTGCCCGAGATGAGCGGACTGGAGGAGATCTTCGAGGAGATCTCGCCGATCGAGGACCTGAGCGAGACCATGCAGCTCTCGTTCACCAACCCCTACCTCGAGCCCGAGAAGTACTCGATCGAAGAGTGCAAGGAGCGCGGCAAGACCTACGCGGCCCCTCTCTACGTCGAGGCCGAGTTCATGAACCACCAGACCGGTGAGATCAAGACCCAGACGGTCTTCATGGGCGACTTCCCGCTCCAGACCGACAAGGGCACGTTCATCATCAACGGCACCGAGCGTGTCGTGGTCTCGCAGCTCGTGCGCTCGCCCGGCGTCTACTTCGACAAGACCCCCGACAAGACCTCCGACAAGGACATCGTGTCGGCGCGCATCATCCCCAGCCGCGGTGCGTGGCTGGAGTTCGAGATCGACAAGCGCGACCAGGTGGGCGTCCGCATCGACCGCAAGCGCAAGCAGTCGGTCACGGTGTTCCTCAAGGCCCTCGGCCTGTCGAGCGAAGACATCCTGAACGAGTTCGGCGGCTTCGACTCCATCGAGGAGACCCTCTCCAAGGACACGATCCTGTCCAAGGAGGACGCGCTCCGCGACATCTACCGCAAGCTCCGTCCGGGCGAGCAGGTCGCCGCCGAGGCCGCCCGCGCGCTGCTGGACAACTTCTACTTCAACCCCAAGAGGTACGACCTGGCGAAGGTCGGTCGCTACAAGATCAACCAGAAGCTGGGGCTGGATGCTCCGCTGTCGGACTCGGTGCTGACCGTCGACGACATCGTCGCCACCATCAAGTACCTCGTGCGCGTGCACCGCGGCGACGAGACCTTCGAGGGTGTGCGCGGTGGCAAGAACGTCGAGATCCGTCTCGACGTCGACGACATCGACAACTTCGGCAACCGTCGCATCCGCGCGGTGGGCGAGCTCATCCAGAACCAGGTCCGCACGGGACTCTCCCGCATGGAGCGCGTCGTCCGCGAGCGCATGACCACGCAGGACATCGAGGCGATCACCCCGCAGACCCTGATCAACGTCCGCCCCGTGGTGGCCGCGATCAAGGAGTTCTTCGGCACCTCTCAGCTGTCGCAGTTCATGGACCAGAACAACCCGCTCGCGGGTCTGACCCACAAGCGTCGCCTCTCGGCGCTGGGCCCCGGCGGTCTGTCGCGCGAGCGCGCCGGCGTCGAGGTCCGTGACGTCCACCCCTCGCACTACGGCCGCATGTGCCCGATCGAGACCCCGGAAGGCCCGAACATCGGTCTGATCGGGTCGCTGGCCTCGTTCGCCCGCATCAACTCGTTCGGTTTCATCGAGACCCCGTACCGCAAGGTCGTCGACGGCAAGGTCACCGACCAGATCGACTACCTCACGGCCAGCGAGGAGAGCGACTACATCATCGCCCAGGCCAACGCCCCCCTGAAGGCGGACGGCCACTTCCAGGAGGACCGGGTCCTCGCGCGGAAGATCGGCGGCGAGGTCGACCTCATCCCCGCCGACGAGATCGGCTACATGGACGTCTCGCCGCGCCAGATGGTGTCGGTCGCGACATCCCTCATCCCCTTCCTCGAGCACGACGACGCCAACCGCGCGCTCATGGGTGCGAACATGCAGCGTCAGGCTGTGCCGCTGCTGCGCAGCGAGTCGCCCGTGGTCGGAACCGGTATGGAGGGTTACGCCGCCGTCGACGCCGGTGACGTCGTCACCGCCGAGAAGAGTGGTGTGGTCATGGAGGTGTCGGCCGACGTCGTCACCGTCCAGCTCGACGAGGGCGGCACGCAGGACTACTTCCTGCGCAAGTTCGACCGGTCCAACCAGGGCACGAGCTACAACCAGCGCGTGATCGTCTCGGCGGGCGACCGCATCGAGGCCGGCGAGGTCATCGCCGACGGCCCGGCGACCGAGAACGGCGAGCTCGCGCTCGGCAAGAACCTGCTCGTGGCGTTCATGACCTGGGAGGGTCACAACTTCGAAGACGCCATCATCCTCAGCCAGGAGCTGGTGAAGGACGACACCCTCTCCTCGATCCACATCGAGGAGTACGAGGTCGACGCCCGCGACACCAAGCTCGGCAAGGAGGAGATCACCCGTGATCTCCCCAACGTCAGCCCCGACCTGCTGAAGGACCTCGACGAGCGCGGCATCATCCGCATCGGTGCCGAGGTCCGCCCCGGCGACATCCTCGTCGGCAAGGTCACGCCGAAGGGTGAGACCGAGCTGAGCGCCGAGGAGCGGCTGCTGCGTGCCATCTTCAACGAGAAGAGCCGCGAGGTGCGCGACACCTCGCTGAAGGTTCCTCACGGTGAGCAGGGCACGATCATCGCCGTTAAGGAGTTCAACGCCGAGGACGGCGACGACGAGCTGGGCTCGGGCGTCAACCGCCGCGTCGTGGTCTACATCGCCCAGAAGCGCAAGATCACCGAGGGCGACAAGCTCGCCGGCCGCCACGGTAACAAGGGCGTCATCGCCAAGATCCTGCCGGTCGAGGACATGCCGTTCCTCGCCGACGGAACGCCGGTCGACGTCGTCCTGAACCCCCTCGGAATCCCCGGTCGCATGAACTTCGGCCAGGTGCTGGAGACCCACCTCGGGTGGATCGCCAAGCAGGGCTGGAAGGTCGAGGGCACCCCCGAGTGGGCTGTGCGCCTGCCCGAGGAGGCTCGCGAGGCCGCCCCCGGCACCAAGGTCGCGACCCCCGTGTTCGACGGTGCCGCCGAGGAGGAGATCGCGGGTCTGCTCGACTCGACGACGCTCACCCGCGACGGTGTGCGCCTGATCGACTCGTCGGGCAAGACCCAGCTGTTCGACGGCCGGTCGGGTGAGCCGTTCCCGGCACCGATCTCCGTCGGGTACATGTACATCCTGAAGCTGCACCACCTCGTGGACGACAAGATCCACGCCCGTTCCACCGGCCCCTACTCGATGATCACGCAGCAGCCGCTGGGTGGTAAGGCGCAGTTCGGCGGTCAGCGGTTCGGTGAGATGGAGGTGTGGGCACTCGAGGCCTACGGCGCGGCGTACGCGCTCCAGGAGCTCCTCACGATCAAGTCCGACGACATCCCCGGCCGCGTCAAGGCGTACGAGTCGATCGTCAAGGGCGAGAACCTGCAGGAGCCCGGCATCCCCGAGTCGTTCAAGGTGCTCATGAAGGAGATGCAGTCGCTGTGCCTGAACGTCGAGGTGCTCTCGGCCGACGGCACCGTGGTCAGCCTCCGCGACAGCACCGACGAGGCGTACCGCGCCGCTGAGGAGCTCGGCATCAACATCTCGAGCCGCTTCGAGTCGTCGTCAATCGACGAGATCTGA